CGACCCCGACTCGCCCGACATGATCAGCGTGCGTCCGTCCTTTGCCACCGCGCTCGCGTGGAGCAGCATATGACGTCGCCAGCCGAGCGCGACCTGCAAATTCATTCCCATCTCGGCGGCGAGCAGCCCCATCGACAGCGGCAACGGCAGCGCGTCGGGAACGACGAAATCGCCGCCGATATGCACCGAAGGTCGCAACCAGCGCCGCCATGGCCGTGCGGCGAACAATCGGACGGTCGCATCGGCAGGGCGCGCATCGTCCGCAGGATATTGGGCATAAAGGTGCCGGAGCGCCGCAATCGGTTCGGCCCAGTCGCTGCCGATACGAAATTGCACCGGGCCGACGGCAATGCGTATCTTGTGCGTCACACCCGCTCCACCAGCCCCATCGCGGCAAGCTCGCCGAGCCGCTCGGCAAGGATGGGCTGCACATCGTCGTCGCCCTCGAAATCGAACACCGCGGCAAGGCGCGATGCAAGGAGGGCAGCGTTGCAGACGTCGGCGCCCATGGCGTCCAGTATCTCGGGCATCGGCGAGACGACGAGATGCGTCTGCATAGAGCGCCGGTCGAAAATCGCGGTCAGTTCGCCGAGCGGCTCGATCCGCAGCGCGCCCGGCGGCGCGGCGCGATACGTCCGATCAGCCATAATCTTCGGCGGCGGCGGTCAGTTTTGCGAGGATAGCGAGCAGCGCCGCGCGTTCTTCGGTACTGATATTCGATTCAAGCCGCGCCTCGCTCGCGAGCGCCGCGGGGACGATTGCGTCGTACAGCGAACGCCCCGTTTCGGTGAGCTCCAGATGATGCGAACGTCCGTCAGCCTCATGCGCCTGACGCGCGATCAGCTCGCGGTCGGCGAGCGCTTTTGCAGCGCGATTCACAGTCACCTTATCCATGCGGGTCGCCTGAACCAGCTCGCGCTGCGTCTTCGGCTGACCTTCGCCAAGCACCGCCATCAGCCGCCATTCGGGGATCTTGAGCCCGAAGCGATTCTCATATTCGGCGGCGATCCGGCTCGACAGGGCGTTCGATGCGATGGACAGGCGGTACGGCAGGAAATTGTCTAGATTCAGCTTCTTCGCGGCCATGCCTTACTCATCCCCACAATCCGTAACCCCGGCAGAGCCATCCTATCGCCTGTTTCGGGCCTGTGAAGGGCGGACAGCGTGAAAATCAGAAAGAAACGCGCGCGCCAACCCACAATGTCCGCGGTGTCGCGCGCTCGACGATCCCTGACGACGAGATTGCGGCGGGTACCAGCTCATCGAACAGATTCTCGCCGCGCGCCTCGATGCTGATCCCGTCGCTGAATCGCCACGACAGCCCCGCGTCGAGCGTCAGGGCATCGTCGAGAGCGAGCAGCCCCAGATCGTCCTCATTCTGCTTGCCGATATAGCGCAGCGTCGCGAAGCCGCCGAACGGGCCGTTCGCATTGCTGCGCAGCGATACGCTTCCGCCGTGCTTCGCGATCTGCGCCGGGCGACGACCGTCGAGCCCAAGCGCCGCGCCCGATGCATCGACGTCTGCATCGGTGAAGGCGTAGGTCGCGCGCAGCGTCGCCGGACCGATCCGCTGCTCGGCGCTGACCTCGACGCCCTTGCTGTCGATCGCGTCGAGATTCTGCCGCTGGTTGAGGTTCGGCGCGAGCGTCACATTGGCGATCGCGTTCGTCAGATGGTTCGCGAACAGCGTCGCCGACAACTTCGTGTCGCCATTGTCCCAATCGGCGCCGACCTCGCCGCCCCACAGTCGTTCGGGCTTCAGCATCTCGTTCGCGGTCGTCACCTCGGCTCCGACGCGGAATGGGCGATAGAGTTCGTTGAGTGTCGGCAAGCGCCAGCCGCGATAGGCTGCGGCGCGGATCGAGATCGCGTCCGAATTCCAGCGCACGCCGGCGCGGCCGCTGCCTTCCCAGCCCTGCCGCGAGGCGAAACGAAGGTCGGTGATAACGGGCCCCGCGATATTGCGTTCGAGGCGATAGCCCTCACCGAGCCACCAGCGATCGACGCGACCGCTCAGCGTCCAGAGTAGGCCGTTATCCCGGTAACCCCCGGTCCATTCGGCGAAAGCACCCACGGTATCGCTGTCGCCGCCCGCGATGCGGTGACGGCCGGGGGTCACGCCGGCGAAGAAAAAATCTTCCTCCGTGCGACCAACCGTACGGCGCCAGTCGACACCGATACGAAGCGGATTCTCCCCGCCGAATTCGGGCCGCAATTCGAACCGCGCGCCGAGCCCCGTCGCGGGGACGCGCTGCAAGAGTGCGGGCGCGACGCTGTTTCGTCCAGCGGCGACGCTCGCGAAGCCGCTCTCGAAATCGCGAAGCTGGACATAGCCGAGCGCGAGCCATTGTGTCCCGCCAAACGGATCGTGGACGAAGCGCAGGC
This DNA window, taken from Sphingopyxis sp. YR583, encodes the following:
- a CDS encoding HPr-rel-A system PqqD family peptide chaperone; the encoded protein is MADRTYRAAPPGALRIEPLGELTAIFDRRSMQTHLVVSPMPEILDAMGADVCNAALLASRLAAVFDFEGDDDVQPILAERLGELAAMGLVERV
- a CDS encoding MarR family winged helix-turn-helix transcriptional regulator; its protein translation is MAAKKLNLDNFLPYRLSIASNALSSRIAAEYENRFGLKIPEWRLMAVLGEGQPKTQRELVQATRMDKVTVNRAAKALADRELIARQAHEADGRSHHLELTETGRSLYDAIVPAALASEARLESNISTEERAALLAILAKLTAAAEDYG
- a CDS encoding TonB-dependent receptor; the protein is MIRWLVGAALLAQPAAAMAQEEEEYFEEPPCILGTPRPRDVIIVNGSGVLSRPLSDAVQSAAILTHIAPGFGARVENRLRDEAGLVQFRRSDGRSAHPTSQGITLRGLGGNASARALVTLDGVPQADPFGGWVAWSAYDAIKLGGIIVTRGGGSGVDGPGALAGTIGLYSEMTHRAEASVAYGSRDGWDASASVGGQIGEGEVAVDARYSRGDGFVPVAAGQRGAVDRAAPYEQGGLGLRLRFAAGDNSRIEAALRGFSDRRDRGTDFTQSKFDGIDASLRFVHDPFGGTQWLALGYVQLRDFESGFASVAAGRNSVAPALLQRVPATGLGARFELRPEFGGENPLRIGVDWRRTVGRTEEDFFFAGVTPGRHRIAGGDSDTVGAFAEWTGGYRDNGLLWTLSGRVDRWWLGEGYRLERNIAGPVITDLRFASRQGWEGSGRAGVRWNSDAISIRAAAYRGWRLPTLNELYRPFRVGAEVTTANEMLKPERLWGGEVGADWDNGDTKLSATLFANHLTNAIANVTLAPNLNQRQNLDAIDSKGVEVSAEQRIGPATLRATYAFTDADVDASGAALGLDGRRPAQIAKHGGSVSLRSNANGPFGGFATLRYIGKQNEDDLGLLALDDALTLDAGLSWRFSDGISIEARGENLFDELVPAAISSSGIVERATPRTLWVGARVSF